Sequence from the [Clostridium] scindens genome:
CCTTAAGGCGGTCACGGAGAATACGCCAAAGGCCGTGGAGGCTAAGATGGATGAACTACGGGTAGCGGACGCCATCACAGAGATTTTCAATCTGTTCAAACGCTGCAACAAATATATAGACGAGACCATGCCATGGGCGCTGGCGAAAGACGAGTCTAAAAAAGACCGCCTGGAGACGGTGCTTTACAACCTGCTGGAAAGCATCAAGGCAGGCGCCGTGCTGCTGGAATCCTTCATGCCAGACACCTCCGCCAAGATTCTGGCGCAGCTGGGCGACGGCAAAGTAACCGATAAGCCGGAGATTCTCTTTGCAAGACTCGACATAGACGAAGTCATGAAGAAGGTAGAAGAACTCCATCCTCCGGTTGCTGAAGAAGTAGCAGAGGAAGAAGTCATTGATATCGAGGCAAAGCCAGAGATTACATTTGAAGAATTCGGCAAGATGCAGTTCCAGGTGGGCGAGATCATCGCCTGCGAGGAAGTGAAGAAGTCAAAGAAGCTGCTGTGTTCCCAGGTGAAAGTGGGAAGCCAGGTGAAGCAGATCGTATCCGGAATCAAGGCGCATTACTCTGCAGAAGAGATGGTCGGCAAGAAAGTCATGGTGCTTGTGAACCTTAAGCCGGCAAAACTGGCAGGAGTATTATCCGAAGGAATGCTGCTGTGCGCGGAAGACGCAGAAGGCAATCTGGCGCTGATGACCCCGGAAAAAGAAATGCCGGCTGGCGCACAGATCAGTTAAAATCTTCAAACAATAACAAAAAGGGACAGGATATGATGCAAAGTGACACGTAACACTTTTTAAAAGTGTTACGTGTCAAATTAACAAAGGAGATGAAGAATATGGATAAAATCAGAATTGGTATCGTGGGATATGGCAACATTGGCAGAGGCGTGGAGAAGGCCATCGCCCGCAACGAGGATATGGAACTGACGGCTGTATTTACGAGAAGAGACCCTTCAGGCGTAAAGATTGCAACCGAGGGTGTTGAGGTAAAGCATATCGATGACATGTTATCCATGAAGGATAAAATTGATGTGATGATGCTCTGCGGAGGCTCTGCGACGGATCTTCCGGTAATGGGGCCCCAGATCGTCCAGAATTTTAATACAATTGACAGTTTTGATACCCATGCCAGAATCCCGGAATATTTTGCAAATGTGGATAAAGCGGCAAAATCCGGTGGACATGTAGGAATCATCTCTGTGGGCTGGGATCCGGGAATGTTCTCGTTAAACCGCCTGTATGCAGAGTCCATCCTGGTACAGGGAAGCACCTATACATTCTGGGGAAAGGGCGTAAGCCAGGGGCATTCTGACGCCATCCGGCGCGTGGAAGGCGTAAAGAATGCCATCCAGTATACCGTGCCGGTTGAGGACGCCGTGGAACGCGTAAGGAGCGGAAGCGAGCCGCAGCTTACCACAAGGGACAAGCATCTGCGGGAATGCTATGTAGTGCCGGAAGAAGGGGCAGACCTTAAGAAGATTGAAGAGACCATCAAGACAATGCCGAATTATTTTGATGATTATGATACGACGGTTACCTTTATCACAGAGGAAGAGCTGAAAGAGAACCACAGCAAGATGCCTCATGGCGGATTTGTAATCCGAAGCGGCGAGACGGGGACGGATGGAAGCAAGCATATTATCGAATATTCCCTGAAACTGGATTCTAATCCAGAATTCACGGCCAGCGTGCTCGTGTGCTATGCAAGAGCTGCCTATCGTCTGGCGAAGGCAGGCGAGACAGGGGCAAAGACGGTATTCGATATCGCTCCGGCGCTTTTATCTATGAAGACGCCGGAACAGCTGCGCGCCGAGTTGCTGTAACAGCAGGTTTGGAGGAGACATGATATTCGAGACACATGCACATTATGATGACGAGCAATTTGATGAGGACCGCAGGGAACTCCTGGAATCCATGGCAGCGGGAGGCGTAGGCACGATCGTAAATGTAAGCGCTACTTATGAATCCTGCCAAAAGGTAGTAGATATGGTCCAGGAATATCCCTTCATGTATGCTGCTGTGGGCGTCCACCCGGATAATGTGGGCAGCCTGAATGAAGAGACGTTTGCAAGCATGAAGGAGTTATTCCGGAAGGATAAGGTAGTGGCGGTTGGCGAGATCGGCCTTGACTATTATTGGGACAACGAGTCCCATGAGACGCAGAAGGAATGGTATGTCCGCCAGCTGGACTTGGCCAGGGAACTGGATCTTCCGGTCCTGATCCACAGCCGGGACGCGGCGGCAGATACGATGCAGATTATGAAAGAGCACGCACAAGGGCTTAAAGGCGTGATCCACTGCTACTCCTACTCCATGGAAATGGCAAAGGAGTATGTGAAGATGGGCTTCTACATCGGAGTAGGCGGAGTCGTTACGTTCAAAAACGGAAGAAGGCTTAAGGAAACGGTGGAAGCGATACCGCTGGAATCCATCCTTCTTGAGACGGATTGTCCATATCTTGCGCCCGAGCCGTTTAGAGGCAAACGCAATAACTCTATGTATATCAAGTATGTGGCAGAGGAGATTGCAGGGCTGAAAGGAACGACTTATGAAGAGGTCGTGGCGCAGACGGAGGAAAATGCTAGGAAAATGTATCGCTTATAAATCATTAAAAAATCAGAAAGCGGATGGCTCTTTATGCCATCCGTTTCATCATCAACAGCGGGTCAGAGGACCGGCGGCTGTCTCTGAAAATTCATATTTTCTTAATATTATTTTATTTTTTTGTATATCATAAAAGCCCAGAGTATTGTATAATAATGAATATTACACAGGACTGGGGGAGTAAAGTTTCATGAGCAGGCCGACTTTGGGGAATCCGCAGAATACCATCGAGATCTTACAGAAATATCAGTTTACATTTCAGAAAAAATTCGGTCAGAACTTCTTAATTGATACCCACGTATTAGACAAAATTATCCGTGCCGCTGACATCGGCAAAGAAGACATGGTGCTGGAGATAGGGCCAGGCATTGGTACGATGACGCAGTATCTGGCAGAAGCAGCGGGAAAGGTGATCGCAGTAGAGATTGACAAGAACTTGATACCCATTCTATCAGATACGCTAAGCGGGTATGAGAATGTGCAGATTATCAATGAGGATGTACTAAAACTGGATATTCAAAGGCTTGTGGAGGAAGAAAATGCCGGGCGGCCGATCAAGGTCGTGGCCAACCTCCCTTATTACATTACGACTCCGATTATTATGGGGCTATTTGAGAGCCATGTGCCGCTTTACAGCGTTACCGTCATGGTACAGAAGGAAGTGGCGGACCGTATGCAGACAGGGCCGGGCAACAAGGATTACGGCGCGCTGTCATTGGCGGTCCAGTATTATGCCGAGCCTTATATTGTGGCAAATGTGCCGCCCAACTGCTTTATGCCAAGGCCGAAGGTGGGGTCTGCGGTGATACGGCTTACACGGCATGAGAAGCCGCCGGTGGAAGTAGAAGATGAAAGACTGCTATTTGATATAATCCGAGCGTCATTTAACCAGCGGCGCAAGACGCTGGCGAATGGGCTGAACAACTCGGACAGGCTGGATATTCCCAAGGAGGCGATCACAGAAGCCATCCAGCAGCTGGGAAAGGGGCCGTCCGTCAGGGGAGAGACGCTGACGCTTGAAGAATTTGCAAAGTTAAGCAATAGTTTGTGGCAATATATGCAGTAGGGCTATTGACTTTACTATAATAACCTGAAACACAACAACGAACAGAAAGGATGATGACTATGGCGACAAAGAGAGAGTATGCATTGTTTGAGATCACACCGGAGATTGAGCATTTTGCCCAACTTTGCGAAGACAATAATGCAATTGATAAGGAACTGTACACGAAGTACGAGGTAAAGAGGGGCCTGCGTGATGTGAACGGCAAGGGCGTCCTGGCCGGACTTACGAATATATCAGACGTATGCGCCACCAAGATCGAAGATGGCAAGGAAGTCCCGTGCGCAGGCAACTTATACTACCGTGGCTACAATATCAAGGATCTGGTACAGGGATTTTTAAAAGATGAACATTACGGATTCGAAGAGATCGCATATCTTTTACTGTTCGGAGAACTGCCGAATGAGAAGGAACTGTCTATGTTCCATGAGACGCTGGTAGAACGGCGCACGCTGCCGCCTACATTTGTAAGAGACGTAATCATGAAGGCGCCAAGCCGGGACATGATGAACAGCCTGTCCCGCTCCATATTGAATCTGTATACTTATGACGCCAAAGCGGACGACACATCCATACCGAATGTGCTGCGCCAGTGCTTGAACCTGATCAGCCAGTTTCCGATGCTGATGGTCTATGGATACCACGCATATAATTACCGTATGGGGGATGATCTGTTTATCTATGCGCCGTCCCCGGAACTGTCCACAGCAGAGAATATCTTGATGATGCTCAGGGAAGACCGCAAGTATACGAAGCTGGAAGCCAAGATCCTGGACATGGCCCTCGTGCTTCACATGGATCATGGCGGCGGTAATAACTCCACGTTTACCACCCATGTCGTCACGTCATCCGGCACCGATACATATTCCACTATTGCCGCGGCCATGGCGTCCCTTAAGGGGCCAAAGCACGGCGGTGCGAACATCAAGGTAACTCAGATGTTTGAAGACATGAAGGAAAATCTTTCTGACTGGGAAGACAAAGATGAAGTGCGCAAGTATCTGAACGACTTGCTGGAGAAAAAGGCATTTGACAAGAAGGGGCTGATCTATGGAATGGGCCATGCGATCTACTCCGTATCTGACCCAAGAGCTGATATCTTCAAAGTGTTCGTAAAGCAGCTGGCGAAGGAAAAGGGATACGAAAAAGAATACGCCCTGTATGAGATGGTGGAGCATATGGCTCCGGAAGTGATTGCTGAGAAACGCAAGATATATAAAGGCGTGAATGCTAATGTAGACTTTTACAGCGGACTGGTATACGGCATGCTGGATCTGCCGCCGTCATTATACACGCCGATATTCGCGGCAGCGCGTATTGTAGGATGGAGCGCCCACAGGCTGGAAGAGTTAAAGAACGTAGACAAGATCATACGTCCGGCTTATAAGCCGCTGGCGGCCCACAGAGATTATATCAGAATGGAAGACAGATAGATGGAAAATGAGTTTTACTACCCCTCCAGAGATGGCAAGACCCAGATCCACGCGATGGAATGGGTGCCGGAGGGAGAGATAAAAGGCGTGCTGCAGATCTGCCACGGCATGGTCGAATATATAAAGAGGTACCGGGAACTGGGCGAATATCTGGCAGAACGCGGGTATTATGTGACCGGCCATGACCATCTGGGACACGGGCAGTCTGTGCAAAGCGAAGCCGATTATGGATATTTTGATGAGACAAAAGGCAACCAGTATGTAATAGGCGACATACATAGGCTGAGGGAGATTACGATGGAGAAATTCCCGGATGCGCCTTATTACATGCTGGGGCACAGCATGGGTTCGTTCCTGCTCAGGCAGTACCTGACCTTATATGGCAAAGGGCTGGCTGGAGCCATTGTCATGGGAACCGGCTATCAGGGCACGCTGATACTTTCGGCTGGACAGTGCATCTGCCGTATTATCGCTGCGTTCAAGGGATGGAAATACCGGAGCAAGTTCGTAGACCGGCTTAGTTTCGGCGGATATAACAAGAGATTCGAGCCTGGAGAGACTTCCAAGGAATGGATCACCAGCGATAAGGAAAGGTGCCGGAAGTACGCGGAGGATCCTCTGTGCTCCTTCATGTTTACCTTAGGCGCATATTATCAGATGTTTGAAGGGATGAAGGCGCTGACCAGGGACGAAAGCATGGAGCACATTCCAAAAGACCTTCCTATGCTGTTTGTGTCCGGCAAGGACGATCCGGTAGGCGGATTTGGCAAAGGCGTAGAAAAGGTATTCGCCAAGTATAAAGACGCCGGAATGCAGAAGATATCTATGCATCTGTATGAGGGTGACCGGCATGAGATATTAAACGAGACAGACCGGGAACAGGTGTATGATGACCTGTTCCAGTGGATGGAAGATCAGAAAGGAGCGCGGCAATTTTAAGGTGCCGCGCTCCTTTGACCGAAAAAAATAAGGCGTCCATGGGGATGATTCGAATTTTTTTCGAAAATGTGATGAAACATTGACAATGAATAATTGAAAGAATAGAATAAACTCAAAATATAAGGGTACACAGACAAAGGCGTCGGAACTTTGTCTGCGTGCCTTTTTTTGTTGCATAAACTATGAATTTGGAGGAAGAAAAGATGAAAACATTGGGCTATTATAACGGTAAATTTGGCGAACTTGAGGACATGAGCATTCCGATGAACGACCGCGTATGCTGGTTTGGCGACGGCGTCTATGACGCAGGGCCGTCCAGAAATTATAAGATATTCGCGATGGATGAACATGTAGACAGATTCTTTAACAGCGCAGGCCTGTTAGACATAAAGATGCCGATGTCGAAGGAAGAATTAAAGGCGCTCCTGCAGGAGATGGTAGATAAGATGGATACGGGAAACCTGTTTGTATACTACCAGGCAACCAGGGGGACAGGAATCCGCAATCACGCATATACAAAAGGACCGGCCAACCTGTGGATCATGCTGAAGCCGGCAGAGATATCCGACGGAAAAGAACCTATAAAATTGATTACCTGCGAAGATACAAGATTCCTACACTGCAACATAAAGACCTTGAATCTGATTCCTTCCGTGGTGGCGACGCAGAAAGCCCAGGATGCCGGATGCCAGGAGGCAGTATTCTACCGTGCAGGAGGGCGGGTGACAGAATGCGCGCATAGCAATGTACATATTATCCAGGACGGCAAACTTGTGACAGCCCCAACCGATAACCTGATTCTTCCGGGAATCGCGAGAGCGCATATCATCAAAGCCTGCAAGAAACTCGGAATTCCGGTAAGCGAGACGCCATATACGCTGGATGATCTTTTTAAAGCGGAAGAAGTAATCGTATCAAGTTCCAGCAATCTCTGCTTGTATGCCAATGAGATTGACGGCAGGGCGGTAGGCGGAAAGAATCCGGAATTGCTGGAGAACATCCGCAGCGAAGTACTGAATGAATTTTATGAGGCTACAGAAGCAGAATAACAGACGGAAGGGTGAAGTCATGGGAGAGATTAGATTTATGGCGGCAGGAGACAGGGCTATGGTGGCGGAGTTTGGAAATGTGATTGACAATGCCGTCAATAACAAGATTCATCTCCTGGCCGCAAGGATTACGGCAGAACATCTGCCGGGGATAGAAGAACTGGTTCCGACATTTCGGTCCCTGATGATATATTACGATCCTCTGTACACTTCCTTTGGAGAGTTAAGACAGAGGATAGAGGCATTGGGGAGCATTTCCGGAGAGGCGGTCAGAAAGAAGAAGCGTATTCTTAAGATTCCCTGCTGTTATGGGGCGCGATTCGGGCTGGATCTAAGAAGCATGGAAGCGTATACCGGGCTCGACCGGGACGAGATTATAGACATCCACAGTTCCGTGGACTACAAGATCTATATGATGGGCTTTCTTCCTGGTTTCGTATATCTAGGCGGTCTGGATAAAAGGATTGAGATGCCAAGACTTGAGACGCCTCGCGTGAAGATACTTCCCGGGGCGGTAGGGATCGGAGGAGGCCAGACTGGCATATATCCGCTGGCGTCTCCGGGTGGCTGGAGGCTGATGGGAGGAACCCCTGTCGACTTCTATGATCCGGACAGAAAAGAGCCAATCCTTTGCAAGGCCGGAGAATACATACGTTTTGTACCAATTACCATCGGCGATTATTATGAGATCCGCCATCAGGTAGTAAAAGGAGACTATCAGGTAGAAATTGTGGAAGAAGGTGAAGAAGGATGTCCATAAAAATCACAATGCCCGGAGCGCTGACTACGGTGCAGGATGCCGGAAGGTTCGGCTATCAGAAATCCGGCATAGGAACCTCCGGGGTCATGGATCTGGAATCATACCAGAAGGCAAATTACCTGGTAGGAAATGAGTCCGGGGAAGCCGTCCTGGAGTTTACCTTATTTGGCGGAGCGATGGAATTAACGGAGGATGGGATAATCGCTATTACGGGTGCAGATATGGAGCCGACATTAAACGACAGACCCATAGCCATGAATCAGCCGGTTCCGGTAAGATCAGGGGATGTCCTTGCGTTCGGCATGGCAAAAGAAGGGTGCCGCTCCTATCTGGCCGTTGCCGGAGGCCTGGATGTCCCGGTGGTCCTTGGAAGCCGCGCTACCAATATGAAATGCAGGATGGGAGGATACGAAGGCCGTCCGCTTAAGGCAGGAGATGAAATCGCTGTCGGGGCAGACAGAAAAGACTTTGACCAGATAAAAGACAGGCGTGTCAAAGCCCGTCAGTATCTGTCGGAAATCACGGTAAGAGTGGTAGAAGGCCCTCAGGCGGAGTACTTTACCGAGGGAGGCAAGAAGACCTTCTATAAAGAAACCTACACCATATCTGACCAGAGCGACCGCATGGGCTATCGCATGGAAGGAAAGAAGATCGAAAGCGTTTCCGGCACCGACATCATATCGGACGGGATCGCATTGGGCTCCGTCCAGGTACCGGCCGACGGAAGGCCGATCGTGCTTCTTGCCGACAGGCAGACCACAGGAGGATATGCGAAGATTGCCACCGTGTGCTCCTTTGATATTCCCAAACTGGTGCAGGGTAGACCCGGGGACAGAGTCAGATTTGTCCGGATATCCGTAGAAGAAGCGCAGAAGATCAACAGAAAGCGGGGAATCTAGATGAAGAATTATTATGATATGAAGCCGACAGAGGTAAGGAAATTGATCCGTGAAGGGAAGATCGTGGGCCCGACTTCCGGAATGTGTGCCGGATATGCCCAGGCCAATTTGGTAATCCTGCCAAAAGAACTGGCTTATGATTTCCTTCTCTTTACGCAGAGGAACCCCAAGTCCTGCCCAATCCTGGAAGTCAGCGACGTGGGGAGCAGGAAACTGCATTACATCGCTGATGACGCGGATATCGCAACAGATATTCCGAAGTACCGCATCTACAGACAGGGAGAACTGGAAGGAGAGTACGGAAATGTGGAAGACTTCTGGCAGGATGACTTTGTCAGCTTCCTGATCGGATGCAGCTTTTCATTTGAATCGGCCCTTCTGGATGCGGGGCTTCCGGTGAGACATATTGAGGAACACTGCAATGTGCCAATGTACAAGACGAACATCCCCTGTACGCCGGCCGGGGTATTTGAAGGAAACATGGTGG
This genomic interval carries:
- a CDS encoding putative hydro-lyase, with the protein product MKNYYDMKPTEVRKLIREGKIVGPTSGMCAGYAQANLVILPKELAYDFLLFTQRNPKSCPILEVSDVGSRKLHYIADDADIATDIPKYRIYRQGELEGEYGNVEDFWQDDFVSFLIGCSFSFESALLDAGLPVRHIEEHCNVPMYKTNIPCTPAGVFEGNMVVSMRPLPYDQVAEAVMVTGEMPRVHGAPIHIGDPEVIGIIDIDQPDFGDRVTIRDGEVPVFWPCGVTPQNVIMNVRPDLVITHSPGHMLITDVKNVELKY
- the pxpB gene encoding 5-oxoprolinase subunit PxpB, giving the protein MGEIRFMAAGDRAMVAEFGNVIDNAVNNKIHLLAARITAEHLPGIEELVPTFRSLMIYYDPLYTSFGELRQRIEALGSISGEAVRKKKRILKIPCCYGARFGLDLRSMEAYTGLDRDEIIDIHSSVDYKIYMMGFLPGFVYLGGLDKRIEMPRLETPRVKILPGAVGIGGGQTGIYPLASPGGWRLMGGTPVDFYDPDRKEPILCKAGEYIRFVPITIGDYYEIRHQVVKGDYQVEIVEEGEEGCP
- the rsmA gene encoding 16S rRNA (adenine(1518)-N(6)/adenine(1519)-N(6))-dimethyltransferase RsmA, yielding MSRPTLGNPQNTIEILQKYQFTFQKKFGQNFLIDTHVLDKIIRAADIGKEDMVLEIGPGIGTMTQYLAEAAGKVIAVEIDKNLIPILSDTLSGYENVQIINEDVLKLDIQRLVEEENAGRPIKVVANLPYYITTPIIMGLFESHVPLYSVTVMVQKEVADRMQTGPGNKDYGALSLAVQYYAEPYIVANVPPNCFMPRPKVGSAVIRLTRHEKPPVEVEDERLLFDIIRASFNQRRKTLANGLNNSDRLDIPKEAITEAIQQLGKGPSVRGETLTLEEFAKLSNSLWQYMQ
- a CDS encoding aminotransferase class IV — translated: MKTLGYYNGKFGELEDMSIPMNDRVCWFGDGVYDAGPSRNYKIFAMDEHVDRFFNSAGLLDIKMPMSKEELKALLQEMVDKMDTGNLFVYYQATRGTGIRNHAYTKGPANLWIMLKPAEISDGKEPIKLITCEDTRFLHCNIKTLNLIPSVVATQKAQDAGCQEAVFYRAGGRVTECAHSNVHIIQDGKLVTAPTDNLILPGIARAHIIKACKKLGIPVSETPYTLDDLFKAEEVIVSSSSNLCLYANEIDGRAVGGKNPELLENIRSEVLNEFYEATEAE
- a CDS encoding diaminopimelate dehydrogenase, with the protein product MDKIRIGIVGYGNIGRGVEKAIARNEDMELTAVFTRRDPSGVKIATEGVEVKHIDDMLSMKDKIDVMMLCGGSATDLPVMGPQIVQNFNTIDSFDTHARIPEYFANVDKAAKSGGHVGIISVGWDPGMFSLNRLYAESILVQGSTYTFWGKGVSQGHSDAIRRVEGVKNAIQYTVPVEDAVERVRSGSEPQLTTRDKHLRECYVVPEEGADLKKIEETIKTMPNYFDDYDTTVTFITEEELKENHSKMPHGGFVIRSGETGTDGSKHIIEYSLKLDSNPEFTASVLVCYARAAYRLAKAGETGAKTVFDIAPALLSMKTPEQLRAELL
- a CDS encoding biotin-dependent carboxyltransferase family protein; translated protein: MSIKITMPGALTTVQDAGRFGYQKSGIGTSGVMDLESYQKANYLVGNESGEAVLEFTLFGGAMELTEDGIIAITGADMEPTLNDRPIAMNQPVPVRSGDVLAFGMAKEGCRSYLAVAGGLDVPVVLGSRATNMKCRMGGYEGRPLKAGDEIAVGADRKDFDQIKDRRVKARQYLSEITVRVVEGPQAEYFTEGGKKTFYKETYTISDQSDRMGYRMEGKKIESVSGTDIISDGIALGSVQVPADGRPIVLLADRQTTGGYAKIATVCSFDIPKLVQGRPGDRVRFVRISVEEAQKINRKRGI
- a CDS encoding TatD family hydrolase gives rise to the protein MIFETHAHYDDEQFDEDRRELLESMAAGGVGTIVNVSATYESCQKVVDMVQEYPFMYAAVGVHPDNVGSLNEETFASMKELFRKDKVVAVGEIGLDYYWDNESHETQKEWYVRQLDLARELDLPVLIHSRDAAADTMQIMKEHAQGLKGVIHCYSYSMEMAKEYVKMGFYIGVGGVVTFKNGRRLKETVEAIPLESILLETDCPYLAPEPFRGKRNNSMYIKYVAEEIAGLKGTTYEEVVAQTEENARKMYRL
- a CDS encoding alpha/beta fold hydrolase codes for the protein MENEFYYPSRDGKTQIHAMEWVPEGEIKGVLQICHGMVEYIKRYRELGEYLAERGYYVTGHDHLGHGQSVQSEADYGYFDETKGNQYVIGDIHRLREITMEKFPDAPYYMLGHSMGSFLLRQYLTLYGKGLAGAIVMGTGYQGTLILSAGQCICRIIAAFKGWKYRSKFVDRLSFGGYNKRFEPGETSKEWITSDKERCRKYAEDPLCSFMFTLGAYYQMFEGMKALTRDESMEHIPKDLPMLFVSGKDDPVGGFGKGVEKVFAKYKDAGMQKISMHLYEGDRHEILNETDREQVYDDLFQWMEDQKGARQF
- a CDS encoding citrate/2-methylcitrate synthase, whose protein sequence is MMTMATKREYALFEITPEIEHFAQLCEDNNAIDKELYTKYEVKRGLRDVNGKGVLAGLTNISDVCATKIEDGKEVPCAGNLYYRGYNIKDLVQGFLKDEHYGFEEIAYLLLFGELPNEKELSMFHETLVERRTLPPTFVRDVIMKAPSRDMMNSLSRSILNLYTYDAKADDTSIPNVLRQCLNLISQFPMLMVYGYHAYNYRMGDDLFIYAPSPELSTAENILMMLREDRKYTKLEAKILDMALVLHMDHGGGNNSTFTTHVVTSSGTDTYSTIAAAMASLKGPKHGGANIKVTQMFEDMKENLSDWEDKDEVRKYLNDLLEKKAFDKKGLIYGMGHAIYSVSDPRADIFKVFVKQLAKEKGYEKEYALYEMVEHMAPEVIAEKRKIYKGVNANVDFYSGLVYGMLDLPPSLYTPIFAAARIVGWSAHRLEELKNVDKIIRPAYKPLAAHRDYIRMEDR